Genomic DNA from Lactuca sativa cultivar Salinas chromosome 8, Lsat_Salinas_v11, whole genome shotgun sequence:
gaaatacatacctcttgttgttatattgtaataacaacttaaatcttgaatcttcttgtctttgaaagcaagtaccacaagtgtagtacctctaatggctcacaaacaccaagagaaaatggagagataatagagagagagagagagagaagaagaagaggtgTAAAATTCGTCCCTATgaaccctagacaaggcatggacgaattcttattGCCTTAGGGgtatttatataggtgtagagatttgggtttcagtccttatccttatctagttgcttgctcaccaagcaatcataagagaagcattaccataccatattttgtaacgatcacataattacaattcagcccctctactttaattaattacatttgatcactaaattaattcttaattaattattgaccaatattaattaaacaaatatgatttctcctttaatatattattcttataacatattaataaatcataataacctcattctctattatttctccagttaaattgctatggtgaaggcaacccaaaaggaccatgcacaatcgggtcaagtacttaccaaatatggttacgggcttagacactaatccaacacctaaTTCTTTTTCTTAACTCGAACGGTCCCTAAGATGCATTTTTGTTATGCATTGGGTCCATCATAGACATAAAATgactaaaatacatttctttattgcttttttaatttatttattttgaatttgttatttttttattaaaaatgtaGTTAATTCATAAGATGGGCCCTACCTTACACCCTTACCTCACCTTACCTAACATTCCTCGTCTTCTTCATTAGGTTGTCTCTTGCACGGGAACCCCTCTTTCACCCTCTCAACTATCTTCAACTTTGATCTACTAATATGAAAATCATTCTCATCAAATCCTAATGAAAATCTGAAAACCAAATCAAACCTCAAAACTTAAGCTCAAGTATGAAAATCAAATCAGAATCAAACCTCAAACTCAAATCTGAAAATCAAACATCATCATGTACGAAATTGAGAAAATAAGAAAGAAGAACTAGTGAATATGTCATCAATAAGAAAGAAGAAAATGTTTGATAGAAAGTGGATGGTGGCGATGGTCTAGATCTAGTTTAGAGTTTTTAAATTGAAAGTGGATGACATCGTAGATGGAGAGACGGATCCGAGGTAGATAGATATCAACAAGGTGGAAGATGCGGGTGACGATCTCAAAGAAGGGACCATCGGAGTGTATTAGTGGCGACGTAGCTTTGATCGTCGGTGGCGGATGTTTATACCTCCGGTTACATTCGATGTATACCGAGTTTTTTTACATCTGAAAAATATGGACGGTTTCTTGATGGAAGCTTGTGATGGTGGCTTCAGGTGGTTGGATCTgagaggagatgaagatgaagaacagTTAGGTGGTTTCCTATGGGAGAAGATAGGGAGAAAGGGTTTCTCCGATGATGGTGTTTCTCTGGTTAGAGGGTGGCGATGGTGGAGATTTGTTGATTTAAGGTATTCCAgtcagaggatgaagaaggttGTGTTGTTGGGTTGTAAAGGAGGAATAAGGTTGCTTGTTGGGTTGTAAAGGAGGAATAAGGTTATTTGTTGACAGTCTTTAATAATGATTGGAGTGGACTCAGTAGAGTGATGGAAGCGAAGATAAAGTCACGCAGATGATGGGAGGGTGAAAGTTAAAGGTGGTTGTGGGTCCCACTTTATTAATTAACCTGatatttaataaaaacataacaaattaaaaaagaaataaaaaagagTACTGTAACGCCTGCATATTCGGgcttagtcaatttagagacaataagcgtcaaaaatgactttttgatagaagattatttacagtaaataatttgaaccaagttatagtatatatatcataagggttccatacatataaagaacatcgaaatccgagttataacgaataagttatgacccgtcgaaattTTACGGCTAAACCGGCACAACACCgtgtaacgtaaaaagtgaatctttgataaactactttctagccttagagatctaaataaaagtcatagTAAACTTTAAACCGttaacgtgcataaaaagaacgcccaaatctgactttgtatgaggaaatgttgatttttctaagatttagcatagcagtgcacagctcggaattcgaattttagatcgagcgatttttagccaaaacaacctaaatgagaattgaagatctcattaataagagCTCAAGAATAAAAAGACaatcgaaaacggagtccgtatgtaaaagttatgaattttacatggTCGTTAgcagtgtaatcttctcatactgttaaatgtaaaatcggtcgagaattagccgatggagtcaatATGGTGGTTGTAGATCTTTTCAATACCTAAGAatatcaaaaacggagctcgtatgaaaagGTTACGAAATGTAGAAGTCGGAAGGGTGATGTTGCGAAAGGGTGACGTGGCTTAATATGGACcattgcttcctcctcaagccttgccaccagatggtgacacttggcactcaactcgacgtgttggaggcttaaaatcgacgagttgggccatatttcagcctataaataccaTTCGAAGCTCACCCTTTTTCCTCACACCataacccttctctctctctctctatctatctctaacttctctctaaacctCTCCCAAAGCCCTAGTAACTCCTAATAGCTAAAGGAAAGCCCCATAGCTCTAGAAGGCTTTGAGAAGAAGAGATTTCAGCTCGGAAGTTCTGCCCCGCAGATCCcggttcctcgctaaaccccctgtaagttgagttatgcttactgtactttaagtataacttataattaagttcattatcatgattatgaacctataaacaagatttattagtgattccaagtcgttatattgatttatctacttacggggatgatgtctaggctgtgatttagtgaggtctttaaagtgagatttccaaatagtatactccgtataccaaacggaccctacctccgatatgatactacgtggttgttccttacttgaaagatcatgaaagtagactttgagttaatgatgaatctagactaataattaatcacaataaagattagactaaaacttagcgataataatgttatttttgtgtcgatggaaaatagaatcgttagaagtgAAGCGctacccgagtttggaatcatcactttaacaaattagtgcatagttacttttatcttacacatggatatgaagtattttaatataaattacgtgttgtgtgtgcatattatttgtattcttgatatacatgttggatgaacaaaataaacatctttttattcaatttaaattgtatacatattttatacctataattataaTGAGTAAAGACGGGTAGATTAGAGATGACATAAGATGAGAggcgaaagatgatatagatgatgagaggtgaaagatgatgagaagccttgaccTTAACAATAAGAAGCCTTAACCCAAGCGATGACCCAGTCAtgtagcagagtatagatgacaaccacagactattctagacagttcagtggaacactagtaggctcgcaacctgtaggtgttgtgaacgacatATTTATCAAATGTACTCTAAAAAcacattgacatgtattgtgggtggactccctaaaataatattgtcaataaaagagataaaccccggcaactatggacttagttcctaacAAATAActttggcaactatggacttagtgcctaacaaataacctcggcagctatggacttagtacctgttttATAAACCCTGACAGCAATAGACTTCATGCatattccttaggaatgaatgagtgaaCGATAGATGATTTTTAGGttagatccttaagaaataaagaagataatggggatgggtaattgggttaattgttcgatgatgaaacataataactttattattgtggattgaaaaccctatgtactcaccaggtttgccaacctgacccactcagtttatttgtatcacaggtgtcgatacgaaactactttacactgagagattaaaggagatgtgaatcactagagtaaatgaatgtaaggtttgtttatgcttatgtttctgtaacgatgacatcccaaagttttaatataaaaaaatatatttcttcggaaatactttgataatattattatcatgtttttctgagaacaaatttcacaatattattctttaaaataaatactctaattttcaaataagtataaataaaaattttaaaagaaCCGTGAGTTTAAGGATATCACAAGTAATTTAGTCTTTTTTTTAAGTCTGTGAGGGACCTAACACGCAACAAAAGTACATCTTAGTGATCGTCcgagttaataataataataataataagaagaagaagaagaaaatataaaaaaaaaaactgttaggGACTAACTGTGTAAATCACCCTATATCATAGGGATCATTTGTGTATTTTACTCTAGAAGCTATTTGGCATTTGTTTAATCTACCCGGGTGTTCTAGAAGCAAGGAGGACTATCCGGTTTAAAGTCACACAGTCTACCAATTAATTCTCTTCTAAACGCAAAAAGTTCAAGCGCATGGTGATCAGTTGCATATGCATATGTCATGACTACACATCTACTTTGGTAGTAACTTCAGGTTTCATTTGTGTTCTCGATTGATGTATAGTTCAAGTTTTTGTTCCCGTTTGATGATTTCAAGTCAATATTTCTCAAGTTTCATTGTTCAAATTGCAATGATGTTAATATTAACGGAGTCATGAATGAGATCACAATGATCATCAATTATCTAGCTACTTAGGTCATGTATTGAATGAGTTCATTAGTTGATTTTATTTAAATGTGGACTCATTTACAAGCACAGATATGAGATATAAATTGAACAtgccgttaaaaataaatataaaaattgaaCATTTGAAGGGAAAGATAGGAGAGGGGATAAAAAACAAGTTGCAATAATGCATGTGTGGGGTTGGAGATTATGAAGTAACATGGCCACTTTTGAAATTTCATCGACAAGGACCCCAAAACTCCCACGTCAACTTTTTCATGCTTTTTCTTTCATTTCCATATGTGTCTCACACATTGTATCTCCATGGGTAGTAATGAAAGTCAACTCGGACCAAATTCACTCTTAACACACAGAGTGAGAAAAAAGAGAGTAGGTTTTATGAGGAAGCACAAGCTTAGATTGTCACATATGATACCAAATGCTTGGTTTTACAGGCTTCGAGATATGAACACCAAACCACTTTCATCTGCTTACTCTTCTTCAACTTCAAAGCAGCACAACTACCCAAGAAACTCTATCTGCTACACCCCTACGCTTCAACCAGTTTACACTACAAACATTATCCACAATCCTCCTTCTCGAAAACATCCACTCTACACTCAACCCACTGAGCCAATTGATCATACCAATAAGTACCCTTTCTCCGAGTCAACTCGCTCAACACCACCCTCCACCTCTTGTAGTCGTGAACTGATTACTGCTTCAACTAATGACAACCTTCAAAAGCTTCCTCCAATTATAACTAAACCCACAAAATCCAGCATTGACAAATCAACGATGGTTGAGAAGAATGAAGAAACTTGCAGTAAAAGCTCTGTTTCAATCAAAACAATCAAAGAAAACATCTCCAAGAAAGAAACTGCAGGGGGAAAACCAGTTTCAGAAATCAAGATCAGATCGAATTCTTCCAAAACACCAGTATGCAAGAGAATGGTTGATGATAATAATGACGACAAGAGACAAAAGAAGCTGTCAAGTAGCTGTTGCATTGTGAAGTCGTCATTTGACCCACAGAAGGACTTGAAGGAATCAATGCTAGAGATGATTCTGGAGAATAACATCCGGGAGTCAAAGGATTTGGAAAAGCTTCTTGCATGTTACCTGTCCTGGAATTCAAATGAGTATCATGATATGATCGTCAAGGCGTTTGAGCAAATCTGGTTGAGTTTTAACTTTAGTAGTTTAGTGCACTAGAAATTTGAGTTATTAATGGTTCTGCTTCGAATTATGTGGTTTGGTGTGTATTGTCCCTGGTTACCATGGCAAAGcttaatattatatataagttTTGACACTCAACTTGGGCTGTTTTTTTGGAAACACAAGTAAAGAAAGATTAAAAGAAACTGCCAAGCGATCAGAGGAGACTTGGAACCAAAACATCCTTGTTCTGATCCGTGTAAGAGAAAATACCTGACAAGCCTGTACATTTAGGAACCCAAAATAGAAGTAAAAGAACATTCCTGACAATTTTGTACATTTAGTGTGGAAGTAAAAAGAGGATCTTTATGTCAATCCCTAGTAATAGTCTTTGTAAACAATATTTTTGCGAAAAAATGAATTTCAAAATAACCCTAGGGTGACTGATGCAATAGATTtacataataaataatataattaaatgtTCTCATCCTATCCATCTTCTAACTCATAGTATAAAATAATGATATACGATTGGCATCACTAATTCTCTCTCTTAATCATTTCTTTAAAGTTTAACACTTCTTTTGATCTTATGAGTAAGAAGATGGATAGAAACAAAAAGCAAGAGAATATTTGATTTCTCATTATAGAATGCATGACATGCCTTTCATCAAACTTAATGCAGAATATATATACAAAAGGGAATCCCGATAAATCAGGGATTGAGATATAGTCAAATATAAATAAATCTATTACAATAAATACTGATAAATATATGCATATGCGATTTGTTAATATCCTCCCTCAGAGGAGGAAGAACGGTCAAACTAtttcttaaataaaaaaacaagttGTCCAGGTAGGCTTTTGGTAAACATATTTGCATATTGGTAAGCTGATGGTATGTAAAGAACTTGGACGTGTTGAAGAGCAATTTTTTCTCTGACAAAATAAATATTCATTTCGATGTGTATTACTGTATTAGTATACTAATGTTGAACAAGATTACGGATAAGTACATAGCAAAGACATTAGTAGACCAATGTTGCACATTTAAGAGGGACATGGAGCTCGAGGAGTAGGTTGTGAAGCCATCATATCTCAACAACAACATTCGCAACAGCTCGGTATTCGGCTTCTGCAATCGAGCGAGAAAAGGTATTTTGACATTTAGCCGACCAAGAGATGTGGTCATCTTAGGGGAAGATGTAGTACCTAGATGTTGATTAGTATGTATTGGCATCCAGCCTAATCAGCCTTTCTATAGGAGACTAGTTGGGACGATCCTGATGAATAGAAGTGAAGAATAAGGCCGCGTGTAACTTGTAGGTATCGGATAATTTGTTTTAGAGTATTAAAATGAGGTGCACGTAAGCTTATTTATTGAACAACGTATGAAATGTCTGGTCGTGTGCAAGTAAGGTATTGAAGTGCTCCTGCCAAACTTTGTTATAATAATGTGTCATTTACTATATCATCggtagatagatagatagatagactGAGTTTGGAATTGGCCGGTATCAACGGGTGTGGCCGTAGTTTTGCAGTATTgtatattttgttattttataatCTCTTTGACATATTTTCTTTAGATTAGAAAATTAGTTTTGTGATGATAAGTGACAGAGATTCCTAGAAAATACATGAGGCCTTCTATTATATCGAATTCTCATTTCAATGCTCCAATGTGTTCACTTTTTAGCTTGTTTGATGAGGTGTTATGATGATGTCATTGACGTATAAGAGAAGGTTGGCATACTTGTTGGCTCTCTTTAAAATGAATAGGCATGTGTCACATTTGCTACACACAAAGCTTAACATAAACATATAGTTGGCGAATCTTTGGTACCTGGGTCGTAAGTTTTAACCCATAAAGAGATTTTATGATGCGACATACGTATTCAGGGAGCGTGAGTAGTGAAATCTTGTCGGTtggaaaaaaatcatttttaaaatagaATAGACACCCTTTTTCATAAGTTACAATCAAGGGAAAACCATTTATTCATAAACTGTACttcaaaatcagagttataaGAAAAACAACATGGAATCTCGAAtcataaaattgttgatgtgTATGTGTATACAATCACACATCCACATTCTCACGAACTGATAAGGTACCTAAAAAACATTTAACCTACAGTTGTAAGTCAATGCTcggtgagttctccaaaatatcacatacagaACAGTGCGTCTAAAAATATGTAACATCTACGGTTATCAGCAACTCTAAGTTGTCAGCCACTCAAATACAACATatgtgggttatcagcaaccctaagTGATCAGCAACTCAAATACAACATATATGGATTATCAGCAACCCCGAGCCATCAACAACTCACAAACATCACATGATATAACTAACAGAATGAGAATACTCACCTGAACTAAGTAGTAAAAACTCAAGCACAACCTCGGCAATAGAAACAGCTAACACATGTTACCTAATGCCAAATCAAGACCATGTCCATAATCAATTACTTAGATCCATcaaggtgttggattaatgtctaagtccataactataattggtgagacttgacccgacccggcatggtccatttgggttgcataccatcatgcacttggatagactataatgagagaaataagacacttatggttattaatatattataagttctagtatattaataataagaataataagattatttaattagtattgatcaagaattaatctaggattaattaagtgatcaaaagaagactaattaaatatatgggttgattgtgtaaatcatccatacttgtatagtgggctaatgctccatggataatcaagttgggctaaaacccataggatggtccatcgatgctccatggtgtatttgaacccatggatccaaggaaatggaaagtcatgacaattagggttttccctaattgtaacactatataaagatattattcttggcaaaatcgggactagtatgattctagagagggctagccgatttcatgagttgtagaattctctcaagttattctaagtgttttgatgattgtgattccatttgaggtgtcacacttggggcactaggcactcaagcttcatgaagactttctacaccaaagaggtatgtattctatcttgctatagttattgttttgtatgctagattaggataataccttggatgctcatatttgcatgtataatagagaaaacatagatccaaggtatttagggttgcatgtacacttaggagtgttagaatgctaaaaacccaacagtggtatcagagcctaggcttgctttctcttatacttgtaattaaaagttgaaaaaagtcgaaaacttgctgtctgacgaatggactcggcgtgtccatgggggggactcgacg
This window encodes:
- the LOC111879038 gene encoding transcription repressor OFP1 — its product is MCLTHCISMGSNESQLGPNSLLTHRVRKKRVGFMRKHKLRLSHMIPNAWFYRLRDMNTKPLSSAYSSSTSKQHNYPRNSICYTPTLQPVYTTNIIHNPPSRKHPLYTQPTEPIDHTNKYPFSESTRSTPPSTSCSRELITASTNDNLQKLPPIITKPTKSSIDKSTMVEKNEETCSKSSVSIKTIKENISKKETAGGKPVSEIKIRSNSSKTPVCKRMVDDNNDDKRQKKLSSSCCIVKSSFDPQKDLKESMLEMILENNIRESKDLEKLLACYLSWNSNEYHDMIVKAFEQIWLSFNFSSLVH